The DNA sequence TCTGTTTTCATGGTCTTTATGGCAATGGCCAACTGCGGTTTACCAGCAACCTCCGGCTTCGTTGGGGAGTTCATGGTGATTCTTGCGGCGGTCGATTATGACTTCTGGATTGGTTTGCTGGCAGCTACTGCGCTATTACTTGGCGCGGCCTATTCTTTGTGGATGGTAAAGCGCGTGTTGTTTGGAGCGATTGCTAATAAAGAAGTCGATGCCTTAACCGACATCAATGGCCGTGAGTTTTTGATGATGGCAGTGCTCTCCATTTGTGTGCTGTGGATGGGTATTTATCCAAAACCATTTACCGACATCATTCACCCAGCGGTCATGCATTTGCTGGAACACGTTGCGATTAGCAAACTGTAAAGCCGAGATAAGAATATGGAAATCCTTGACCTCATTGTTCTTTTGCCCGAGTTGGTAATCCTGCTTGCAGCCTGCTCATTGCTTGTCTTGAGTGCATTTGTAAAAGAAACGCCCCTAGCGGCCGATGGTATGGTGCGCGAGGTATTCGATACGCCGCGCGGCGCCAACTTTGTTTACAACGGAGCGCTGCTACTTTTGCTGGTGATCGGAACGGTATTCGCTTTGCGTATTCCGGATTTGCCAACCTATGCCATGACAGGCTTGTTCCAGGCAGATCCCTTAGCAAACCTATTGAAGTCCGCTTCGTGTTTTGCACTACTGATTAGTTTGATCTATTCCCGCCAATACCTAGTCGACCGCGGCATGTTTAGGCCCGACTTCATTGTCTTGGCCTTATTTGCATTGTTAGGGCAGTGCGTCCTTATCTCGGGCGCAAACTTGCTCACCCTTTATCTTGGCTTGGAGCTAATGGCTCTCTCAACCTATGGATTGGTGGCGATGCGGCAGGATCATGCCCAGAGCACAGAAGCCGCCATGAAGTACTTTATTCTGGGCGCCTTGGCATCTGGCTTTTTGCTCTACGGTATGTCGATGCTCTATGGCGTTACGGGATCACTGGATCTGATTGAGATTTTTAAGGCCGTAGCAGACCCTCGGATTAATCATTTGATCATGGCCTTTGGCCTGGTTTTCATTATGGCTGGCCTCGCCTTCAAATTGGGCGTCGTGCCGTTTCATATGTGGGTACCGGATGTCTATCAAGGCGCCCCCACTGCGGTTACCTTATTGATTGCAGCTGCGCCGAAGTTAGCTGCGTTTGCTTTGCTCTTTCGCTTACTGGTGAATACCTTATTGCCGCTATTTAGCGACTGGCAGCCGATGCTGATCATGCTG is a window from the Polynucleobacter difficilis genome containing:
- the nuoN gene encoding NADH-quinone oxidoreductase subunit NuoN — protein: MEILDLIVLLPELVILLAACSLLVLSAFVKETPLAADGMVREVFDTPRGANFVYNGALLLLLVIGTVFALRIPDLPTYAMTGLFQADPLANLLKSASCFALLISLIYSRQYLVDRGMFRPDFIVLALFALLGQCVLISGANLLTLYLGLELMALSTYGLVAMRQDHAQSTEAAMKYFILGALASGFLLYGMSMLYGVTGSLDLIEIFKAVADPRINHLIMAFGLVFIMAGLAFKLGVVPFHMWVPDVYQGAPTAVTLLIAAAPKLAAFALLFRLLVNTLLPLFSDWQPMLIMLAVLSMVIGNVTAIAQTNIKRMLAYSAIAQMGFVLLGMLSVFDDHAYSAALFYAVTYTLTTLASFGFLMLLSKKGYDCETLDSLKGLNKKHPWFAFMGLVMMFSLAGIPPTVGFAAKLSVLEALVDAEYTLLAIIAVMASLVGAFYYLRVVKVMYFDAPLREHEITGSSISRGILGINSIAILVLGIFPGALMALCLDVMRNTLLGG